From the genome of Actinomycetes bacterium, one region includes:
- a CDS encoding serine hydrolase: MPTNRIQHLGAMREVRGRRSAVAAAALVAFVTLSLFLLVLHRMTQADALAALSDHAEERAGADQFSGAVLVARHGKVLLQDAWGRADRESGTANTPATRFRIGSMNKMFTAVATLRLVETGKLALDDPIGNHLPDYPNKDVASKVTVRHLLTHTGGTGDIFGPEFERNRPWRCGSTATT, translated from the coding sequence ATGCCCACGAATCGGATCCAACACCTCGGCGCCATGAGGGAGGTCCGGGGCCGCAGGAGCGCAGTCGCTGCTGCAGCGCTGGTCGCATTCGTCACACTGAGCTTGTTCCTTCTCGTCCTGCACAGGATGACGCAAGCGGACGCGTTGGCGGCGCTCTCGGACCATGCCGAGGAGCGTGCCGGTGCCGACCAGTTCTCCGGCGCCGTGCTCGTCGCCCGGCACGGGAAGGTTCTGCTCCAGGACGCCTGGGGCCGTGCCGACCGGGAGTCCGGTACGGCGAACACGCCGGCGACGAGGTTCCGCATCGGCTCGATGAACAAGATGTTCACAGCGGTCGCGACGCTGCGGCTCGTCGAGACGGGCAAGCTGGCGCTGGACGACCCCATCGGCAATCACCTGCCCGACTATCCGAACAAGGACGTAGCCTCGAAGGTCACCGTGCGGCACTTGCTCACCCATACCGGAGGCACCGGCGACATCTTCGGTCCGGAGTTCGAGCGGAACCGCCCCTGGCGCTGCGGGAGCACAGCGACTACGTGA
- a CDS encoding epoxide hydrolase, which produces MTARDTTEIRPFRIAIPQADLDDLHARLARTRWPDELPGVGWRRGVPLGYLKELAAYWADGYDWRAHEAKLNQFPQFTTTIDDQPIHFLHVRSPEPDALPLLVTHGYPSSVAEFLEIIGPLTDPRAHGGDPADAFHVVAPSLPGFGFSTPLRAAGWESGRTAKAWVELMRRLGYTRYGAHGGDIGAGVSGDLSGLDPDRVVGAHVNTDPMALALLGFLPAELDGLSETEKASHQRLRQYGEDGKGYLQIQGTRPRTLAYGLTDSPAGQLAWIAEKFKEWTDPTKELPDDAVDRDQLLTNVSVYWFTRSGASAATFLYEAAHAVREWGAPAPAPTGFAVFGEGSLMRRVLDPEHKVQHWSEFDRGGHFAAMEVPDLLVGDVRAFFRRFR; this is translated from the coding sequence GTGACCGCCCGCGACACCACGGAGATCCGGCCGTTCCGGATCGCCATCCCCCAGGCCGACCTGGACGACCTGCATGCCCGGCTGGCCCGCACCCGCTGGCCCGACGAGCTTCCCGGGGTCGGCTGGCGCCGCGGCGTGCCCCTGGGCTACCTCAAGGAGCTGGCCGCCTACTGGGCCGACGGCTACGACTGGCGCGCCCACGAGGCCAAGCTCAACCAGTTCCCGCAGTTCACCACCACCATCGACGACCAACCCATCCACTTCCTGCACGTCCGCTCGCCCGAACCCGACGCGCTGCCGCTGCTCGTCACCCACGGCTACCCCAGCTCGGTCGCGGAGTTCCTGGAGATCATCGGGCCGCTGACCGACCCGCGCGCCCACGGCGGCGACCCCGCCGACGCCTTCCACGTGGTGGCGCCGTCGCTGCCGGGCTTCGGCTTCTCGACACCACTCCGGGCAGCGGGCTGGGAGTCCGGTCGTACCGCCAAGGCCTGGGTCGAGCTGATGCGCCGCCTCGGCTACACCCGCTACGGCGCCCACGGCGGCGACATCGGTGCGGGCGTGTCCGGGGACCTGAGCGGCCTTGACCCCGACCGCGTCGTCGGCGCGCACGTCAACACCGATCCGATGGCGCTGGCGCTCCTCGGCTTCCTGCCTGCCGAGCTGGACGGCCTCTCCGAGACGGAGAAGGCAAGCCACCAGCGGCTGCGCCAGTACGGCGAGGACGGCAAGGGCTACCTGCAGATCCAGGGCACCCGCCCGCGGACGCTGGCCTACGGCCTGACCGACTCGCCGGCCGGGCAGCTGGCCTGGATCGCGGAGAAGTTCAAGGAGTGGACCGACCCCACCAAGGAGCTGCCCGACGACGCCGTCGACCGCGACCAGCTCCTGACCAACGTCAGCGTGTACTGGTTCACCCGCAGCGGCGCCTCCGCGGCGACCTTCCTCTACGAGGCCGCGCACGCGGTTCGGGAGTGGGGAGCGCCCGCGCCGGCACCGACCGGCTTCGCGGTGTTCGGGGAGGGCAGCCTCATGCGGCGCGTGCTCGACCCCGAGCACAAGGTCCAGCACTGGTCGGAGTTTGACCGCGGCGGCCACTTCGCCGCCATGGAGGTGCCCGACCTGCTGGTCGGCGACGTGCGCGCGTTCTTCCGCCGCTTCCGCTGA
- a CDS encoding YafY family protein → MVRTSARLLRLLSLLQARADWSGAELADRLGVTTRTVRNDVERLRSLGYPVHASPGVGGGYRLGAGAALPPLLLDDDEAVAVAVGLRTAAGSVTGIQETSLRALAKLEQVLPSRLRHRVNALQSATVEIPAPGPSVDPEVLTAIAGACRDHQRLRFDYRDHDGSASIRTVEPHRLAHDRGRWYLVAWDADRADWRTFRADRIRPRTPTGPRFAPRQLPDGDVATYLLRGVGSAMWRYRARVRVHAPAAVITGQLPPAVLVEAVDEHSCIINVGSDTPQMLAAYLGMLDADFDVVEPPELVEQLRTLADRYRRAITRTGAEHSFMPSAGSAT, encoded by the coding sequence ATGGTGCGGACCTCGGCGCGACTGTTGCGCTTGCTGTCGTTGCTGCAGGCGCGGGCCGACTGGTCCGGCGCGGAGCTGGCAGACCGGCTCGGGGTGACCACCAGGACCGTCCGCAACGACGTGGAGCGGCTCCGCAGCCTCGGCTATCCGGTGCACGCCAGCCCCGGCGTGGGCGGCGGCTACCGGCTCGGCGCGGGCGCGGCCCTGCCCCCGTTGCTGCTGGACGACGACGAAGCCGTCGCGGTCGCCGTCGGGCTGCGCACCGCCGCGGGCAGCGTGACCGGCATCCAGGAGACCTCGCTGCGGGCGCTGGCCAAGCTCGAACAGGTGCTGCCGTCGCGGCTGCGCCATCGGGTCAACGCGCTGCAGAGCGCCACCGTGGAGATCCCCGCACCAGGACCGAGCGTAGACCCCGAGGTGTTGACCGCCATCGCCGGCGCCTGCCGCGACCACCAGCGGCTGCGGTTCGACTACCGCGACCACGACGGGTCGGCGAGCATCCGTACCGTCGAGCCGCACCGGCTGGCGCACGATCGTGGCCGCTGGTACTTGGTGGCCTGGGACGCCGACCGGGCAGACTGGCGCACCTTCCGTGCCGACCGCATCCGGCCCCGCACCCCGACCGGCCCGCGGTTTGCCCCCCGCCAGCTACCCGACGGTGACGTCGCGACCTACCTGCTGCGGGGTGTGGGGTCGGCGATGTGGCGCTACCGGGCCCGGGTGCGGGTGCACGCACCGGCCGCGGTGATCACCGGGCAGCTCCCGCCTGCGGTCCTGGTCGAGGCGGTCGACGAGCACAGCTGCATTATCAACGTCGGTTCCGACACCCCCCAGATGCTCGCCGCCTACCTGGGGATGCTCGACGCTGACTTCGACGTCGTGGAGCCCCCCGAGCTCGTCGAGCAGCTCCGGACGCTGGCCGATCGGTACCGCCGCGCGATCACCAGGACGGGCGCTGAGCACAGTTTCATGCCTTCGGCCGGGTCAGCGACTTGA
- a CDS encoding DinB family protein: MEERIIAADPVADPQGYQQELLALLGTTDPLEVLAATPDAFHQRTRGLAAEVVGRRPAPREWSVAELLGHLWDAEIAYAFRARAILAQDRPRLIGYDQEAWALLARPPFGELLAAFAALRAANLALVNGTPEALWGRLGIHEERGPTSFRLATETMAGHDRAHLVQLDQTIAAVHR, encoded by the coding sequence ATGGAGGAGCGCATCATCGCCGCCGACCCGGTCGCAGACCCCCAAGGCTACCAGCAGGAGCTGCTGGCGCTGCTGGGAACCACCGACCCGCTCGAGGTCTTGGCCGCGACCCCGGACGCGTTCCACCAGCGGACCAGGGGGCTTGCCGCCGAGGTGGTCGGCCGGCGACCCGCGCCCCGGGAATGGTCGGTGGCGGAGCTGTTGGGCCATCTGTGGGACGCCGAGATCGCCTACGCGTTCCGGGCGCGGGCCATCCTGGCCCAAGATCGCCCGCGGCTGATCGGCTACGACCAGGAGGCCTGGGCGCTGCTCGCACGCCCCCCGTTTGGGGAGCTGCTTGCCGCCTTTGCGGCGCTGCGCGCGGCCAACCTCGCACTCGTCAACGGCACCCCTGAGGCCCTGTGGGGGCGGCTGGGCATCCATGAGGAACGGGGACCGACGAGCTTTCGCCTGGCCACCGAGACCATGGCTGGCCACGACCGTGCCCACCTGGTGCAGCTCGACCAGACCATCGCGGCGGTGCATCGCTGA